Proteins from a single region of Palaemon carinicauda isolate YSFRI2023 chromosome 1, ASM3689809v2, whole genome shotgun sequence:
- the LOC137650531 gene encoding pneumococcal serine-rich repeat protein-like — MATWISLVVLSLAVVSTLSFPQPDAEYKIPTVGLGSRSQYYVLHSDGTFKYGYDSGDGLYEQSMAQAPGEVSGAFGYKDATGADIKLEYTADERGFLPRGGHLPVGPDSDFGAKVRGASTAAASSPVIPYSAPSPSPAATLAPVAPLEFAEIRSSAGSDGSYSFGYDTSSSSRSESADSRNSVTGQYSFVADDGVNRAINYIAGSDTGYIAERDSLPIGPAVPGAESGIPTGKILPILTEDEANALAAATSSTSYTATQTHSAPSASSTSSAAQSPAFKTVAGTKSTTTGSRDASYSFSYDAGDSARSEKADADLNVVGTYSFVPPEGHRLTVNYVAGSATGFVATGEHLPVAPDDDFGSKASGVVPSPAVNVYSSNPAPTVTAKNIIAAQTPVEVAQVRSSASDDGSYNFAYETSSSSRSESANAQNSVDGQYSFVADDGINRAIKYTANAETGYIAEGDSLPVGPPVPGAESGIPTGRIFPILSEEEANALAAATSGSSSLRAAPQKGSSAVAYTGTASLTMTAGARTSDASYSFNYDAGDSARSESADADLNVQGSYSFVPPEGHRLTVNYVAGSDTGFIATRDHLPVVPDATSVTGVDGKKPVTSVTAYSAPSSFSPAKAPASISAVAPAQVAQVRSSAADDGSYSFSYETDSSSRSESADAHNSVTGHYSFVADDGINRKIDYIAGSETGYIAEGDSLPVGPPVPGAESGIPTGRILPVLSEAEANALAGISTGSGTVPLLKASGTSGASAAPADASYSFSFASDSYSRNEEADAEGNVVGSYTYVDEEGNEHTVKFVAGRETGFLPEGYPSPSPASAAQTSAASPPRTAAAAATAVTAYTAPSPAATSPARTASPSSPQRSSLSAGHSSRVVGDVLLHQYDTVNRDKYGYVFTALRR; from the exons ATGGCGACGTGGATTAGCTTA GTGGTGTTGTCCTTGGCGGTGGTTAGCACCCTGAGTTTTCCACAGCCAGATGCCGAGTACAAAATCCCCACTGTGGGACTGGGATCTCGCTCCCAGTATTATGTACTACACTCTGATGGCACCTTCAAATATGGCTACGATTCAGGAGACGGCCTTTATGAACAGTCAATGGCACAGGCTCCTGGAGAAGTCTCTGGAGCATTCGGTTACAAAGACGCTACAGGAGCTGATATTAAGCTTGAATACACAGCTGACGAACGAGGATTCCTCCCTCGCGGAGGACACCTGCCTGTGGGACCTGACAGTGATTTTGGAGCAAAAGTAAGAGGAGCATCTACTGCAGCCGCTAGTAGTCCTGTTATTCCATACAGTGCTCCATCTCCATCACCTGCTGCGACTCTTGCACCAGTTGCTCCCCTAGAATTTGCAGAAATTAGAAGTTCTGCTGGAAGTGATGGAAGTTATAGCTTCGGATATGATACCTCTAGCAGCTCCCGCTCAGAATCTGCCGATTCTCGTAACTCGGTAACAGGACAGTACTCTTTTGTTGCGGATGATGGAGTCAATCGTGCAATCAATTACATTGCAGGATCGGACACTGGTTATATTGCCGAAAGAGATTCACTTCCTATTGGGCCTGCCGTCCCTGGGGCTGAGAGTGGAATTCCTACTGGAAAGATTCTTCCCATTCTTACAGAAGATGAAGCTAATGCCCTGGCTGCAGCCACATCCTCTACATCCTATACTGCTACTCAAACACATTCAGCACCCTCTGCATCATCCACCTCCTCAGCTGCACAATCTCCAGCATTTAAAACTGTTGCTGGTACTAAGTCAACAACCACTGGATCAAGAGATGCCTCTTATTCCTTCAGTTATGACGCAGGAGATAGTGCCCGATCTGAAAAAGCCGATGCTGACTTGAATGTTGTAGGAACTTACAGCTTTGTTCCTCCAGAGGGACACAGGCTTACTGTCAATTATGTTGCGGGATCAGCTACTGGTTTTGTTGCTACAGGAGAACACCTTCCAGTAGCTCCTGATGATGATTTTGGTTCTAAAGCTAGCGGAGTAGTCCCTTCACCAGCAGTAAATGTTTACTCTTCTAATCCTGCTCCAACAGTAACAGCTAAAAATATCATTGCTGCACAAACTCCTGTCGAAGTGGCTCAGGTAAGAAGCTCTGCTAGTGATGATGGTAGCTATAATTTTGCTTATGAGACATCAAGCAGCTCTCGTTCAGAATCTGCTAATGCTCAGAACTCTGTTGATGGACAATATTCTTTCGTTGCTGATGATGGAATTAATAGAGCAATCAAATACACTGCTAATGCAGAGACTGGCTACATTGCTGAAGGAGATTCTTTACCCGTTGGTCCTCCAGTCCCTGGAGCAGAGTCTGGCATTCCCACAGGAAGAATATTTCCTATTCTCTCAGAGGAGGAAGCAAATGCTTTAGCTGCAGCCACTTCTGGATCTAGCTCTCTGCGTGCAGCACCACAAAAAGGATCATCTGCTGTTGCTTATACTGGTACCGCTTCTCTTACCATGACTGCTGGTGCTCGTACTTCTGATGCCTCCTATTCTTTCAATTATGATGCAGGTGACAGTGCACGTTCTGAAAGTGCTGATGCTGACCTCAATGTTCAGGGCTCTTATAGCTTTGTACCACCTGAGGGTCACAGACTCACTGTCAATTACGTAGCAGGATCGGATACTGGCTTTATTGCTACTAGAGATCATCTTCCAGTAGTTCCTGATGCTACTTCTGTAACAGGAGTTGACGGAAAAAAACCTGTCACCAGTGTAACAGCATATTCAGCTCCTAGTTCTTTTTCACCAGCAAAGGCTCCAGCCTCAATAAGTGCTGTGGCTCCTGCACAGGTTGCACAGGTACGAAGTTCTGCTGCAGATGATGGAAGCTACAGTTTTTCTTACGAAACCGACAGCAGTTCTCGCTCAGAATCTGCTGATGCTCACAATTCTGTTACTGGACACTATTCATTTGTGGCTGATGATGGAATCAACAGGAAAATCGACTACATAGCTGGTTCTGAGACTGGATACATAGCAGAGGGAGACTCTCTCCCTGTTGGACCTCCTGTTCCTGGAGCTGAGAGTGGAATTCCTACCGGACGAATCCTGCCAGTTCTTTCTGAAGCGGAAGCCAATGCTCTTGCAGGAATTAGTACTGGTAGTGGAACAGTCCCTCTTTTGAAGGCAAGTGGTACCAGTGGTGCATCAGCAGCTCCCGCTGATGCTTCATATTCCTTCTCTTTTGCTTCTGACAGTTACTCTCGAAATGAAGAAGCTGATGCTGAAGGAAATGTAGTTGGTTCATACACTTACGTGGATGAAGAAGGAAATGAACATACAGTTAAGTTTGTAGCTGGTCGAGAAACTGGTTTCCTACCAGAAGGATACCCTTCACCCAGTCCTGCTAGTGCTGCACAAACTTCTGCTGCTTCCCCTCCAAGGACTGCAGCTGCTGCAGCTACTGCTGTTACAGCATATACAGCACCATCccctgctgcaacctcaccagctagAACTGCAAGCCCATCTTCACCACAGAGATCATCGCTGTCAGCAGGTCACTCAAGTCGCGTGGTTGGCGACGTTCTCCTTCATCAGTACGACACCGTGAACAGGGATAAATATGGCTACGTCTTCACTGCACTTCGTCGCTAA